The following proteins come from a genomic window of Diadema setosum chromosome 20, eeDiaSeto1, whole genome shotgun sequence:
- the LOC140243974 gene encoding LOW QUALITY PROTEIN: uncharacterized protein (The sequence of the model RefSeq protein was modified relative to this genomic sequence to represent the inferred CDS: inserted 3 bases in 3 codons) — protein MTRRSIKGVFGLLSLLLSAATLRMTTLRMSKGHTVFTALTHFFLVHLTLLRNILRMQEHVEAWKNPRQIQEEYLLEIIKKNCDTVYGKQHKIKAICSLTDLQEQQPLTVYERYRSYVDRMAMGEKGVLTQEFPERFALTSGTTGKSKMWPYLKSFLARQYGILFGLTMRVTFDNFPLKSSLQRDIWLYTAPKTRYTDGGFLTGPGSLIPRWMKMFLVMTSTPPEGFFISRPFEATYIHLLFGLRDRNLGGIQANFTSNLMSAMRQLEYCWRDIVHDIEKGSISYLNLASDVQEALTRALGDGDPERADELRXEFEKGFDGIIRRVWPHIQYINAXDSAGLREVLLDSYAKDIPIFAPGYGATEGIMGINLWPTSGKDEFVLLPGLTVYEFIHEDNMNDEDPQTILIDELDIGGVYELVITQSFGIYRFRCGDVIRVTRFHQNTPVIEFMYRSGQMLNVTGEKVDQRMVHQAVTTAVGSWPTVKIQDYAVAESSLLEDLDQRETCTSSYYIVFIELDREPEFGVIDQEQYCLIDEELRQLSATYHLYRENGSIATPSVHIVKPGTFNLLHDFILTNSTTAANQYKXPRKLRTPQTLRLMLDNSAQRSNNFGRMSEI, from the exons GAGTTTTTGGGTTGTTGTCCCTCCTGCTATCAGCAGCAACTCTTCGGATGACCACTCTTCGAATGTCTAAAGGCCATACAGTCTTCACCGCATTGACGCACTTTTTCCTAGTCCATCTTACTCTTCTGCGCAACATACTGCGCATGCAAGAACACGTGGAGGCTTGGAAGAACCCACGTCAAATACAAGAGGAATATCTACTTGAAATAATCAAGAAAAATTGTGACACTGTCTATGGCAAGCAACACAAGATAAAG GCGATATGTTCCTTGACGGACCTTCAGGAGCAGCAGCCATTGACAGTCTATGAGCGCTACCGCTCCTATGTAGACCGTATGGCTATGGGGGAGAAGGGCGTGCTCACGCAGGAGTTTCCCGAGCGATTTGCCCTCACATCAGGCACCACCGGAAAGTCCAAGATGTGGCCTTACCTGAAGTCGTTCCTAGCTAGACAGTATGGCATATTGTTTGGCCTGACGATGAGGGTGACGTTCGACAATTTTCCCCTGAAGAGCTCGCTACAGCGTGACATCTGGCTGTATACTGCGCCTAAGACTCG ATACACAGACGGCGGATTTCTGACGGGCCCCGGGTCACTCATTCCTCGCTGGATGAAAATGTTTTTAGTGATGACGTCAACCCCACCTGAAGGTTTCTTCATCAGTCGCCCCTTTGAAGCCACCTACATCCATCTCCTCTTTGGACTTCGGGATCGCAACTTGGGAGGAATTCAGGCCAACTTTACTTCCAATCTCATGTCGGCAATGCGTCAGCTAGAGTATTGCTGGCGCGACATCGTACACGACATCGAAAAGGGGTCCATCTCTTACTTGAACCTGGCCTCCGATGTGCAGGAAGCTCTAACCAGAGCCCTCGGGGACGGAGACCCGGAAAGAGCCGATGAATTGA CAGAATTTGAAAAAGGCTTCGATGGTATCATTCGTAGAGTGTGGCCTCATATTCAATACATCAACG ATGACAGCGCCGGACTGCGAGAAGTGCTTCTAGATTCGTATGCCAAAG ACATTCCTATTTTCGCTCCTGGTTACGGGGCTACTGAAGGCATCATGGGAATTAACCTTTGGCCCACTTCCGGCAAAGATGAATTCGTCCTCCTGCCTGGCCTCACTGTATACGAGTTCATCCACGAAGACAACAT GAATGACGAGGACCCCCAAACAATCCTCATCGATGAGCTAGACATCGGAGGCGTCTATGAGTTGGTCATCACACAGAGCTTCGGCATTTATCGGTTCCGATGTGGTGACGTCATAAGGGTGACTCGTTTCCACCAAAATACACCAGTGATTGAATTTATGTACAG GTCTGGACAAATGTTGAATGTAACCGGAGAGAAGGTTGACCAGCGGATGGTCCACCAAGCAGTGACTACCGCTGTGGGCAGCTGGCCTACGGTCAAGATCCAGGACTACGCCGTGGCGGAGAGCTCTCTGCTAGAAGATCTTG ACCAGCGAGAAACATGCACGAGTTCGTACTACATCGTCTTCATCGAACTGGACCGCGAGCCTGAATTCGGTGTCATCGATCAGGAGCAGTACTGCCTG ATTGACGAAGAACTTCGCCAATTGTCCGCAACCTACCACTTGTATCGTGAAAATGGTTCTATAGCAACCCCTAGTGTTCATATCGTGAAACCCGGCACATTCAATCTCCTTCACGACTTCATATTGACCAACAGTACGACGGCTGCTAATCAGTACA GTCCAAGGAAGCTTCGCACCCCTCAGACGTTACGCCTCATGCTCGACAACTCCGCACAGCGCTCCAATAACTTCGGAAGAATGTCTGAAATCTAG